In Methanobacteriales archaeon HGW-Methanobacteriales-1, one DNA window encodes the following:
- a CDS encoding CPBP family intramembrane metalloprotease produces MKFFKTANDRNNFLKLLLKIVLALILIQLLRAGIMFSLWWIVAPGDNTSIFQMINGLSIIITALILLLYFNPSLKDLSLNWNDLKTRTRIIYAFGIGLLIFLVFTPYTFSWEADVLVMGIIFGLITPAFEEFMFRGYIWNKIENSSEMINSGFLTWITVTMLFSIWHLGYLDVFLLHPMAAHTNLTMILVSKMGIGMVLGLIVGYLRLKTGKTYASYIFHGLWNVFAP; encoded by the coding sequence TTGAAATTTTTCAAGACGGCTAATGATCGAAATAATTTTTTAAAACTATTATTAAAAATAGTTCTGGCTTTAATTTTGATACAACTATTACGGGCAGGAATAATGTTTTCTTTATGGTGGATAGTGGCCCCAGGAGACAATACAAGTATTTTCCAGATGATTAATGGTTTGAGTATTATAATAACTGCTTTAATTCTGTTATTATATTTTAATCCATCTTTAAAAGACTTAAGTCTCAATTGGAATGATCTAAAAACTAGAACCCGGATAATATATGCTTTTGGAATCGGGTTGCTGATTTTCCTAGTTTTTACTCCCTACACTTTTAGTTGGGAGGCTGATGTTCTGGTAATGGGGATAATTTTTGGCCTGATTACTCCTGCATTTGAAGAATTCATGTTTCGGGGTTATATCTGGAATAAAATCGAAAATTCCAGTGAAATGATTAATTCAGGATTTTTAACATGGATAACGGTCACTATGCTTTTCAGTATCTGGCATTTAGGATATCTGGATGTATTTTTACTTCATCCTATGGCGGCCCATACGAACCTGACTATGATTCTGGTTTCTAAGATGGGAATTGGAATGGTTTTAGGTTTGATTGTGGGATATTTACGCCTAAAAACTGGAAAAACATATGCTTCTTATATTTTTCATGGTTTATGGAATGTTTTTGCCCCTTAA
- a CDS encoding flavodoxin family protein — MKKVLLLCASPRKESNTMQVMEKCAEEIEKNGLETEIVSLRKMTIDSCHACGKCKKIKKCKLDDGLNDIINKIRESEGFIVGSPVYFGTARGSLMAALQRIGMVSKATDNYLSWKIGGPIAVARRGGHTATIQELLMFYFINEMIVTGSNYWNMAFGWAPGEVGEDNEGMETIRLFGENVAKLINKINE, encoded by the coding sequence ATGAAAAAAGTTCTATTGTTATGTGCCAGCCCACGTAAAGAAAGTAACACCATGCAAGTAATGGAAAAATGTGCCGAAGAAATAGAAAAAAATGGCCTGGAGACTGAAATAGTATCCCTTAGAAAGATGACTATTGATTCTTGTCATGCTTGTGGCAAGTGCAAGAAAATCAAGAAATGCAAGCTGGACGACGGATTAAATGACATTATAAACAAAATAAGAGAATCTGAAGGTTTCATTGTAGGAAGTCCAGTTTACTTTGGCACTGCTAGGGGATCACTCATGGCCGCTTTACAAAGAATAGGGATGGTTTCCAAAGCTACAGATAACTATTTAAGCTGGAAAATAGGAGGCCCTATTGCTGTAGCACGTAGGGGAGGTCATACTGCAACCATTCAGGAATTATTAATGTTTTATTTCATAAACGAGATGATTGTAACCGGATCCAACTACTGGAACATGGCATTTGGATGGGCTCCTGGTGAAGTGGGAGAAGATAACGAAGGAATGGAAACCATACGTTTATTTGGAGAAAATGTGGCTAAATTAATTAACAAAATCAACGAATAA
- a CDS encoding transcriptional regulator gives MENKLKVFRAMKDLTQEDLARELEVTRQTIIAIEKNKYDPSLNLAFKMAEFFKVTIEDIFSYNE, from the coding sequence ATGGAAAATAAATTAAAAGTATTCCGGGCAATGAAAGATTTAACTCAGGAGGATTTGGCCAGGGAGTTGGAAGTAACCAGGCAAACTATTATTGCCATAGAAAAAAATAAGTACGACCCTTCCCTAAATCTGGCATTTAAAATGGCGGAATTTTTTAAGGTAACAATTGAGGATATTTTCAGTTATAATGAATAA
- a CDS encoding CPBP family intramembrane metalloprotease: MNINRKLFLILWMASIFGVISILPYVFTIQGGIPSNSPVPFHVLIVGQIIQNAIILAIAILIGLKLAKKVSLGLPILEGWLEGRKIKSNLKSILGISIGLGLLVGVLMVGLDLLFSIMGVTINVAQASSINPPAWQGFLASFYGGINEEIMLRLFLMTLIVWVFYKIKKTKEGAPTKLSIWMAIVMAAVIFGAGHLPALMSITTITPLLIIRTIALNALGGIIFGWLYWKKGLESAMISHFSADIVLHVIVPLLVFI; this comes from the coding sequence ATGAATATAAATCGGAAATTATTTTTAATTTTATGGATGGCCAGTATTTTTGGAGTAATAAGTATTTTACCTTATGTTTTTACGATTCAAGGCGGAATACCTTCGAATTCACCAGTCCCATTTCACGTGTTAATTGTGGGGCAAATTATTCAAAATGCTATTATTTTAGCTATTGCAATTTTAATAGGACTTAAACTAGCAAAAAAAGTCAGTCTAGGACTTCCAATATTAGAAGGATGGCTAGAAGGTAGAAAAATAAAAAGTAATTTAAAATCCATCCTAGGAATATCTATTGGCCTGGGATTACTGGTCGGTGTCTTGATGGTTGGTCTGGATTTATTATTTTCCATTATGGGAGTGACTATTAATGTAGCTCAGGCCAGTTCTATAAATCCTCCTGCGTGGCAGGGTTTCTTAGCGTCTTTTTACGGTGGAATAAATGAAGAGATCATGCTAAGACTATTCTTAATGACGCTTATTGTGTGGGTATTCTACAAGATCAAAAAAACAAAAGAAGGAGCCCCGACTAAACTCAGTATATGGATGGCTATTGTCATGGCAGCAGTCATTTTTGGAGCCGGTCATTTACCTGCTTTAATGAGCATAACCACCATAACTCCCTTACTAATTATCCGCACCATTGCTTTAAATGCCTTAGGTGGAATTATTTTTGGTTGGCTTTACTGGAAGAAAGGGCTGGAGTCTGCCATGATATCTCATTTTTCCGCAGATATAGTGCTGCATGTAATAGTGCCATTATTGGTATTTATTTAA